GAGCCGGCCCATCCGCTGCGCGTTGCGGGCGATGGTGGCGAGGTGGCGCCTCCCCTCCGCTGACAGGGCGGCGCCGTCGGCGGCCTCGAGCATCCGCGCGAAGCCGTGGATGGCGCGCAGCGGAGCGCGCAGGTCGTGGGACACGGTGTAGGTGAAGGCGCCCAGCTCGCGATTGCTCGCCTCCAGCTGCGCGGTCCGCTGCTGCACCCGCGCCTCGCTCTCACGGCGTCCGCTGATCGCGGCGGCGAGCACCAGCGCGGTGAGCCCCACCGCGGCGCTGTAGAGCTGCAACTGGATGAGGCGGTCGTTCATCGTCCCCGCGGCGAACGGTCCCCGGCCGTGCACCGTGCACCAGATCGCCACCGACGACACCGCCAGGGTCACGGCGGCCGCTCCGGCCTGCTCGAAGCGCACCGCGGCCCACACCACCAGGGGGAAGAGCATGTACGCGAACCCCCCGGAGCCGAGGAACACGACGAGGGCGACGGCCAGGGTGACAGCGGCGAGCGCCGCGCCCTCGAGGTCGCGCAGCCGCAGGCGGCGCGGGCGCCCCAGCGCCGCGTGCAGCACCAGGACCACGGGGGCGAACAGCACCACCCCGATGCCGTCGCCGAGCCACCAGGTGGTCCAGACGGTGGGCAGCGTGCCCGACGGAGCCACCCCGCCGAGCACCAGTGCGGCGGTGCCGGCGGAGGCGGCCACCACCGGCGCGACCAGGCCGCCGAGGACGGTGAGCAGCACCACGTCGCTGATCCGGGTGAGCGCGACGCGCATCCCGGCGCGGCGCAGCAGCGTGGTCGCGACCAGGTACTCGCCGGTGTTCCCGGCGGCGATCCCCGCGGCCACCGCCGGGGCCAGCCCGGTGGTGAGGTTGACGAGGAACGCGGCGATGGCGAGCGCCGGCCACACCCGCGATCCCAGGATCAGCAGCGCCGCCACCGCCACTCCCGACGGCGGCCAGACCGGCGAGACGTTGGTGTGCCGGAACTGCAGCAGCAGCCCCAGCCGCGCCGCCGGGTAGTACAGCAGCACCACGAGCACGAGTGCCGCCACCGCCCGGAGCACGGCGGCCGGGTCAGGACGCGCTCTGCCGACTGCCGCGGACATCTTCACGGGCTCCGGAGATGCTACCCGAGGATCCGCCGACGGCCCTTAAGGACCGGTTAAGCGTTCGCCCCGAGCTGGTCGCCGAGGAAGGCGAAGGTCCGCCTGCGCTCCCTGACCACGGTGTCGCCCCAGGGGTGATCCTCCCACGCCTCGGGGAGCCCGAGCGCGAACCCGAGCAGGTCATCGCACCCTCGCACAGCGTCGTCCACGGCACGCGACGGTACAACAGAGCCCTGCGGCATGTTTCTCGTGCTCCTGGCCGAAACGCAGTGCGCGGGAGGC
The Candidatus Dormiibacterota bacterium DNA segment above includes these coding regions:
- a CDS encoding MASE1 domain-containing protein encodes the protein MAALVLVVLLYYPAARLGLLLQFRHTNVSPVWPPSGVAVAALLILGSRVWPALAIAAFLVNLTTGLAPAVAAGIAAGNTGEYLVATTLLRRAGMRVALTRISDVVLLTVLGGLVAPVVAASAGTAALVLGGVAPSGTLPTVWTTWWLGDGIGVVLFAPVVLVLHAALGRPRRLRLRDLEGAALAAVTLAVALVVFLGSGGFAYMLFPLVVWAAVRFEQAGAAAVTLAVSSVAIWCTVHGRGPFAAGTMNDRLIQLQLYSAAVGLTALVLAAAISGRRESEARVQQRTAQLEASNRELGAFTYTVSHDLRAPLRAIHGFARMLEAADGAALSAEGRRHLATIARNAQRMGRLIDALLDHAHLGGRRLILQPVDPAAAARAAAEQLRAGGDGAVDISVDEMPRCRADPVLLGQVYENLIGNAVKFTRPGERAVVRVGWRRAGGNGAAPVYFVRDNGIGFDMRYAHRLFGLFERLHDGPDFTGNGAGLAIVHRIIDRHGGRIWAEAEPGMGATFYFTIGDSGEKP